GCCTTAGTGCACTCTGCCTTGGTGCACTCTGCCTTAGTGCACTCTGCCTTAGTGCACTCTGCCTTGGTGCACTCTGCCTTAGTGCACTCTGCCTTAGTGCACTCTGCCTTGGTGTACTCTGCCTTGGTGCACTCTGCCTTAGTGCACTCTGTCTTGGTGCACTCTGCCTTGGTGCACTCTGCCTTGGTGCACTCTGCCTTAGTGCACTCTGCCTTAGTGCACTCTGCCTTGGTGCACTTTGCCTTGGTGCACTCTGCCTTAGTGCACTCTGCCTTGGTGCACTCTGCCTTGGTGCACTCTGCCTTGGTGCACTCTGCCTTGGTGCACTCTGCCAGTCTTCAGGACTAAATGGTTATGCTGAGCACATGGGGCCCGATTCAGAATTGAGATAAGTAGACTTAACATGGACTCATGTTAAGTCCGTGTTAGATCAACTTCCCACTTGGTACACACTGTTTTAATCAATGACATTAAACCAGTGTTTAAAAGACATCTGCGCCCAGTGGGTTATCTTAAGTCTGAATCGGCCCTATAGATAATAATTAAAACAATTCTGTGCTTTGCTTATTAAAAACAAGAGAAtacagagaaggagtgaaagtTGGAAAGGTGGAAGTGGGAACCATGAACTGCTGGGGCAGTAAGATGGGAGTCGTTCCTTTGTAATTTTACCCACTCAACCACACAGCCGGGAACCATGTGAGGAACTTGGGCCCCAATATCAGAAGCAAAATGTGTACTTTGAACAATGTGCTACCGTACTGTTCAGAATTCACCTGGTCTGAAgcctggaggtggagagaaagcATTCGTGGCAGGTACGACCTCTAGCAAACTCTATGGTCAAGTATAAAAACAGGCAAGTTTGCAAGCACCTCCCCTGTATTCGGGTCCTTCACAAATTCAGACAGGAGAGAGCACACCAAACGCACAGACAAAACTATCCAAATTAATCAAAGAAAGTATGGATCCGTGCTATCCGGGATCCTTAATTTGAAAatagttaaggtaagggtttagggtagggacgtCTCAAGGATCTCAGATAGCACTGACCATGAAAGTATGTGTCAAGGAAAACGTGAGTACAAAATGTTATGCTGGAGGGTAAGCGCGTTGTGCCAGTAActggttgctggatcgaatccccgtactgacaaagtacaaatatgtcgttctgcccctgagcaaggcaattaacccactgttcaccgGGCGTCGacgacgtggatgttgattattaaggcagcccccgcacctctctgattcagaggggttgggttaaatgcatcGTTGtacaaatgactaggtatccccctttctgttgtataactgacgaggtatccccctttctctttctgttgtataaatgactaggtatccccctttccctttctgttgtataaatgactaggtatccccctttctgttgtataaatgactaggtatccccctttccctttgtgttgtataaatgactaggtatccccctttgtgttgtataaatgactaggtatccccctttgtgttgtataaatgactaggtatccccctttgtgTTATATAAataactaggtatccccctttgtgttgtataaatgactaggtatccccctttccctttctgttgtataaatgactaggtatccccttttctgttgtataaatgactaggtatcc
The sequence above is drawn from the Oncorhynchus gorbuscha isolate QuinsamMale2020 ecotype Even-year linkage group LG11, OgorEven_v1.0, whole genome shotgun sequence genome and encodes:
- the LOC124047718 gene encoding keratin-associated protein 4-9-like is translated as MVPGCVVELAECTKAECTKAECTKAECTKAECTKAECTKAKCTKAECTKAECTKAECTKAECTKAECTKTECTKAECTKAEYTKAECTKAECTKAECTKAECTKAECTKAECTKAECTKAEYTKAECTKAECTKAECTKESAPRQSAPRQSFDKQETLVHIHLLSSHENQ